The sequence GAAGGCCGGCCTCACGGTCGTCGGGCTGGCCGCGGACGGCGAGCTGGAGCTGCAGGACGTCGAGGCGCTGGACGGTCCGGTCGTCATCGTCGTCGGCAGCGAGGGCAAGGGCCTGTCGCGGCTGGTCGGCGAGACCTGTGACGTCCGCGTGCGGATCCCGATGCCGGGCGGCGCGGAGTCGCTGAACGCCGGTGTCGCGGCCGGTGTCGTCCTGTGGGAAGCGGCGCGCCGCCGCGCCTGAGTCACCGGTGCCCCGGGGCGGTGCGCACCTGTGCGCCGCACCCCGGGGCACGACCTGACCCTCTGTGCGCCCTCCCCGTGTCCCGGAGGGCGTCTGCCCCGTCTCCCGTGCGGCGTCTCTCCCGGCTCCCGTGATCCTTTGACGGGTCTCGGACAGATCGACCCGGTCAAGGCAGTGTCTTAACCGGGGGTCACTCGGTTAGATGAGCGTGGACACCAGAACACCCCGCACGCCTACGGGGGGACGCTCGCCGGGCTTCGATGACGAGCCGGGCCTGAGCTCGGTCAAGGTGCCGTGCGATCCCGCGCAGGTCATCGTCAACCACGCCAGTTTCCGCGTACAGCTCGCCGCGCCCGCGGCGCGCGGCGCCCTGGCCGACGCCGCGCGCATCCCCGCCCTCCGCGGCTCGGCCCCCGGCGCCAGACGCCGGACGCCCGTGGTGTGGAGCGGCCGCACCGAACCGGGCGGCACGGCCGGCGCCACCACCCAACTCCTGCACGCGGTGCGCAACGCGGGCGTCGGCCTCGACGGCGGCCAGGGCGAGGACGTCGGCACGACCCAGGTCCTGCCCCGGGTCCGCCTCGGCGACGCCGCCCCCGCCACGACCGTGATCGGCCAGCGCGGCCCCGCCGACTCCGACCGCACCCCGCTGCTGCGCGGCGTACGCCCCGTGGGCAGCGCGTACGGCGACACCTACCACGACCACCCCTACCGCGGTCCCTACGACGGCCGCGGCCAGACCGACGACGGTCACGACGACGGTTACGACGACGGTTACGACGACGGTTACGACGACGACCGGTTCCAGGCACCGGACGGCTACGACCCCGGCGCCAAGCGGCGCGGCACCGACAGCGTGCGGCACGCGTACTACCCGGGCCGCCGGATGAACCTCGGCGTCGTCCTGCTGCCGCTGCGCATCTTCCTCGGACTGATCTCCGTCTACGCCGGCATGGGCAAGCTCTGTGACCCCGTCTACTTCGACGGCGGTGAGCGGGGTTCGATGGTCAAGTGGCTGCAGGGGCTCGACCCCTGGGCGCTGGCCGTGCCGCTCCGCGACTTCGCCGTCTCGCACCCCGTCGGCGCCGGCCTGACCGTCGCCTTCCTCCAGGTCGTCGTCGGCGTCCTGACCATCTGCGGACTGTGGCAGCGGGTCGCCGCGTCCATCGGCGCGCTGCTCTCCGCGGTACTGCTGATGACCGTCAGTTGGCGCACCCTCCCCGCCTACGACGCTCCCGACATCATCTACCTCGCCGCCTGGAGCCCGCTGATCATCGCGGGTGCGCCCGTCTACTCCATGGACGGGCGGCTGGCCGGCGAGGCCTGGCGGCGCCTCGGCCCCCGCGTCGAGGTCGCCGACCTGCGGCGCCGGGTGCTGCGCCGCGGCGCGGTGATGACCGCGGTGGTGGCCGGACTGACCCTGCTCATCGGCTCACTGCTCGGCGGCGCCGTACGCTCCGCGACGGTCGCAACCGTCCCGCGGCCCGGCGAGCCCGCGATCAACAACCTCCCCGGCTCCCCGCTGCCCCGCCCCGGCAAGCACACCGCCCGGCCCGGCCAGCGTCACAAGGGCAGCGCCGCACCGCGCCCCGGAACCCCCTCGGCGAACGCCTCGCACAAGGCGCGTAAGCCCGGCACCCCGTCCGCGTCGACCTCCGGCACGGGACGGTCGGCCGGCAGCGGCGGCCTCTCCCGGCAGCCGGGAGCGACCACCAGCGCACCCCAGCAGACCGTGCCGACCCGCGACCCGGTACCGAGCCACGTGCCGACCTCGGCGGGCGGCACCGGCGGCGGCACCACCGGCACCGGCAGCACCGGCTCCAGCGGCTCGGGCAGCGACTCGGGCGGCGGAAGCCTCGGCGGGCTTCTGGGCTGACCCGGGGGCCTGGGCCTGTCGCCGGCCCTGGGCCTGTCCCTGATCCCTTACCTGTCCCCGATCGTCCCGCTCCTCGTACGGCCCGGATCCACCGGCTGTGAACGGGGAGGGGGAGCGGTCGGGGACAGGTGTGTGTGTGGGGCGGGGGAGCGGGGCGGGCGCGTGTGGGGTGGGTGAGAACGGGGCGAGCGCGTGCGGGATGGATGAGGGGCGGGGCGAGCGCGGCGGGCGGCAGGGGGAGCGTGCCCGGTGCCGGTGGGTGGCAGGAGGGAGCGTGCCCGGTGCCGGTGGGTGGGGGCTTGAGGGGTCTGCGAGAGGGGCCTACGGGGGCTCAGGGGCCCGGGGGCCTCCCTCCTCAACCTCCGTGCGCGCTCAGCTCCTTGGCGGCCTCGGTGAGGTCCTTGGCGGTGTCGATGGCACGCCAGTAGGCGCCCTGGGGCAGCGGGAAACCGGCGAGCCGGCGTTCGCGGGCGAGGCGCGGGAAGGTGGTGCGCTCATGGTCGCCGCGGTCGGGCAGGAGCTCGGCGAACGCGGCGGAGAAGACGTAGACACCGGCGTTGATGAGATACGGCGAGGGCGGCGACTCGATGAAGTCCAGGACGTGTCCGAACGCGTCGGTCTCCACGGCACCCCAGGGGATACGGGGGCGGGCCAGCGCGAGGGTGGCCTCGGCATCGCGCTCGTGATGGAAGGCGGCCATCTCCCGGAGCGGGAAGCGGGTCCAGATGTCGCCATTGGTGGCGTACCAGGGCTCGTCAGGGCGGGGGAGGGAGCCGGCCGCGTACTTGAGGCCGCCGCCGCGGCCCAGCGGCTCGGTCTCGACAACGGTCGTGACGCGCAACGGCAGTTGGGCCCGGTCCAGCCATTCCTGGAGTACCCCGGCGAGGTGCCCGCAGGAGACGACGGCGTCCGTGACGCCTTCCTCGGCCAGCCAGTTCAGCTGGTGGCCGATGATCGGGGTCCCGGTGCCGGGAATCTCGACCATCGGCTTGGGGCGGTCGTCGGTGTACGGGCGGAGACGTGAGCCCTGGCCGCCGGCCAGGACCACGGCCTGCGTGGGGTGAGGATGCTGGGCACCTGTCATGGTTCGCACCCTATGCGGTGCGAGCGGGGGTCACTGGGCGGCGGCGACGCCGGTGGCGAAGGAGGTGTCGCAGACCGGGCGGGAGAAGGCCTGGGCGCGGTGTGCGGCACCGTACTTGGCGACCGCGGCACGGCCGAGGTCACGGGCGATGGAGACGCAGTGCTTGGCCAGCGAGGGCCGCTTGGTGGTCGCCTCCTGGAGGTGGGTCAGGGCGACGCCCGGATCCTTCTCCTGGAGCTCGACCAGGAGGCGCTTGCGCAGGGCCTCCTGGGGCGCGAGCGGGCCGGCCTTGGTGGAGGCCCTCCCGGACGATGCGGTCAGTACCTGGGAGTCGGTGGCCGTCGACGCCCACGGGACGCGGGTGACCGCGAGGGTTCCGGAGAGCACGAGGACGACGGGAAGGACGAGGGCGAGAGTTCTGCCGATGCGGCGGGCTGCGGAGTTCACGGTCGCGATGGTAGCGAGGAGTGATGATTTGGCGACATTTGGTCACCTTATCGAGGGACGCAATGGCTCGTCGGTGCGGTTTCGATGTTGACGCACGGATACGAAAAGCACGGTTATGTCCCTATGGTGCCGCCACGGCGCCACCGCCCAACGCAGCGGCGGCGGTGGTGGTGGGTAGTACCGGGTACTACCCACCACCACCGCTCTCGCGCGCCGGTTGTCCCGTATCAGTCGGGCCGGGCCGGGACCCGTATCAGTCGGTCAGGCGCTCCCCGGACGACGTCGAGAAGACGTGCGTCTCGCCCGGCCGCGGAACGACGTGCAGCCGGGTGCCCTTGTCCGGGACCTGGCGGCCGTTGACCCGTACGACGAGGTCCTTGACCTCGCCGCCGACCTCCGCGGTGCCGTAGACATAGCCGTCGGCGCCCAGCTCCTCGACGACATTGACCGTGACGGCCAGGCCGGCCGGTGCGTCGGCGGTCTCCTTGGACAGCGACTTCGCGGCGGCGCCGTTCTGCTCGACGATCTCGAAGTGCTCGGGGCGCACGCCCACAGTCACCGTCGTGTCGCCCTTGTCGGCGGCCGCGGTCAGCGCCTCACGGCTGACGGGGACGACGCTGTTGCCGAACTTCACACCGCCGTCCGTGATCGGCACCTCGACCAGATTCATGGCCGGCGACCCGATGAACCCCGCCACGAAGAGATTCGCCGGCCGGTCGTACATGTTCCGCGGCGAATCGATCTGCTGCAGCAGTCCGTCCTTGAGCACGGCCACCCGGTCGCCCATGGTCATGGCCTCGACCTGGTCGTGGGTGACGTACACCGTCGTGATCCCGAGCCGGCGCTGCAGCCCCGCGATCTGCGTACGGGTCTGGACGCGGAGCTTGGCGTCCAGGTTGGACAGCGGCTCGTCCATGAGGAAGACCTGCGGCTCCCGGACGATCGCACGCCCCATCGCGACCCGCTGCCGCTGACCGCCGGACAGCGCCTTGGGCTTGCGCCCCAGATACTCCGTGAGGTCCAGGATCTTGGCCGCGTCCTCCACCTTCTGCCGGATCTCGGCCTTCGGCACACCGGCGATCTTGAGCGCGAAGCCCATGTTGTCGGCGACCGTCATGTGCGGGTAGAGCGCGTAGTTCTGGAACACCATGGCGATGTCCCGGTCCTTCGGCGGAAGGTGGGTGACATCGCGGTCCCCGATGCGGATGGCGCCTCCGTCGACGTCCTCCAGCCCCGCGAGCATCCGCAGAGAGGTGGACTTGCCGCATCCGGAGGGGCCGACCAGGACCAGAAATTCGCCGTCTTCGATGGCGATGTCCAGTTTGTCGACGGCGGGCTTGTCGGAACCCGGGTAGATGCGGGTTGCCTGGTCATACGTGACCGTAGCCATGGTGAAGTCCCTTCACCGGCAGGAACGTGCCGGACGATCCGAGTAAAAGGAGTGGTGTAGTCCACTGATATGGACTCTCCGTGACGCTACCCGCAGCCGCCCCCGGTGTCAGTAGCCCCGCACTCACGAATTTGGGAACCCGCACCCGGCCCACCTGGGTACACTGCTTCACGCACGCCTCCTTAGCTCAGCTGGCCAGAGCACCGCTCTTGTAAAGCGAAGGTCGTCGGTTCGAATCCGACAGGGGGCTCTGAGCATGTCGCGCTGAACTGGGGTTTCTCCCTGGGGAGGCGTCTTGTTCGGCCTCGGACTCCTCGTCCGGGGCCGTTTGCGTGCGTGGTGCGTGGGCGGACGGGGCACCAGAGCCGCGCTGAGCCGCGGATTCCCCGGTGCCGTCCGCTGCGGGTTCGGCTCCGGATTCCTCGTCCGCTTCGAGGTCCGCCTCTGCCTCGGCGGCCGGGCTCACCCGATGGACCGGCGTGGCGCGGCGGCCTTCCCTCCTTGCCCCGGACCACGCCACCCGGGCGGCAGCATCGGAGCCTGCCCGGCCCTCCAGGGCTGCCGGTGGTCGGCCATGGGCTGGGGCGTGGCGAGTTGGCCAGGCGAGGCAAGGCCCTCTTGAACCTCGGTGCGGCGGACGGGCCTGGTTCACGGTGTTGGCCCGGCCGCCGGGGCAACGTCTGCCGCCGCGGGTCAGGTCGCGGCCGCAGCGGTGCTCAGCTCGGGCAGTTCGGTCTCGAAACGCTGTTACGAGGTGGCGCCACGGGTGCGCAGGTCTTCGTTGATGCGCTGGGCTTCTTCGAGTTGGTCTTCGAGGATGATGATGCGGCAGGCGGCTTCGATGGGGGTGCCGGCGTCGACGAGTTCGCGGGCCCGGGCGGCGATGCGCAGCTGGTAACGGGAGTAGCGGCGGTGGCCGCCCTCGGAACGCAGAGGGGCGATCAGTCGGTGCTCGCCGAGGGCCCGGAGGAAGGCGGGGGCGGTGCCGATCATTTCGGCGGCCCGGCCCATGGTGTAGGCGGGGTAGTCGTCGTCGTCGAATTTGTCGACGGGGCGGGAACTGCGAGGGGGCATAGACCTCTTCTTTCGGGGACGCGTCGAGGGGCCCGAGTGCCGTACTGGCACCCGGGCCCCGAGCTTTAACACCATCTACCGGCTGACTGCACCGGCCTTCTTGTTCCGCTGGTCCGCCTGGGAGGGCGGAAGTGCGGGGATCGCGGATGCGTGACCGGGGACCACCTTCCAATCCGGGGTCTGCGGTACCCGAGCGGTGTTCTTCCTCGCTCGGGCGATCCTGATGGCGTCTGCTCCTTACCTCATTCGGTTACTCGGTTGTACTGCTGGATATCGCGGGTACTGCATGCGGCCCCTGGGGTCGCTCGGCCCGGCAGTCAGTGAAGGAACCCACCATTTCCGGTCCCGCCACTCCACTGCCGTTCCGCATCCTGCCTGACCTGCTCGCACGGCAGTTCATCTCTGCCGTGCCCTCTTCGACTTCTTGGGTACGGGAAAACACTAACCCCCGCACACGCCCATGTCTACTCCCGGCGTGACAGATTTTCTCAACAGTCAGTGAGTGGACTTCTGCCTCATGCACGCCCCGAAGAGTGCCATCCGGGGTGAAGACCGGCCGGGCGCAAGCTGAGCCCGGCCGCACAACCGACCCAAGCGGGGTGTGAGCGCATGAATGACACGGCGGCAACCAGCACGACAGCTCCGAGGCCCCCTGTCGCCACGGGACAGCCCTTAAGCCGGCAGATGGTGTCCAAATCCCGCGGGGCCCTGGTGTGTGCTCGGCACCAGGGCCCCGCGATGCATTCCCCGATCAGAGGTGCAGATGTCCGCAGAACTCAGACGGTGGGGGAGATGCCGATGTCGTGCGCGGTGAAGCCTGCCACGGTCAGGGCGCGTACGGCCGCTCCACCGGTGTGCAGCAAGTCGGGCAGGTGGCGCACCGGCGCCTGGCCCAGGGCCAGGTAGCAGGGGGTATGCAGCCAGCGGGGAGCTCCGGCCCAGAGGGCGCGGAAGGCGATGCCGGCCAGCGCACCCGTCCACACGATCCACAGCGGGACGGGCCGCTGGGCCGAAGGGAGGAGGAGCACGGCCGGGGGCAGGTGCCGGCGATGATGAGGAAAATGTTGGCGTGGTCGAGCCGACGCAGAGCGGCCTCGCCGAGCGACTCCCAGGTGCCGCGGTGGTAGACGGTGCTCGTCCCGAAAAGCAGCACGGCGGTGACGGAGTACACGGTGCACGCCAGGGCAGCCTGCGGGGTCCGGGCCAGGCGGATGAGGGCGACGCCTTGTCATCAGCGCGGCGGGGACCGTTGCGGCGTGGAGCCGGCCACGAGGCGTCGGCTTCATCGGCTCCACCAGGCCGGCGGCCCGCTTCACCAGAGCGACAGCCGGGTGAGGGCCCTCCCCGGCACTGTCACGGTGCGCCTCACGGGGTTGGCCGGCTGGAGCACCTTCTCCCCTCGCCGGAGCGAGGGGCACACCTTCTCCCCTCGCCGGAGAGAGGGGCACACCTACTCCCCTCACCGGAGCGAGGGGCATACTTCGGATTCGGCAGCGTCGCGGGACACAGCCTCCGCCCGCCGTCGGGCTGTTGAGCCTCGCTGACAACCAGGTAGCCATGCCAGGAGCCTCCCCCAACAGCGTTTGGGGTGTCCGCCGCGCACTCCCCCACGCCTGCACGGCGCGGGGGACCTCAGTCCGCGTTGTCGGGATCCTCCTGGTACACCCAGTACCGGGACGATCCTCCGTCGTGCGATCGCGCTCGGCATCCGGTGGCCGATGTGGAGCCGAGACGGATGGGGCACAGCGAACGAAGTGCACCAGACACCGCGAGGCCCGCCCTGCGGGCGAACGACGGGACTTTGAAGACAGGCCCTGGCCAGGCGATGGCTAGGCGGCCGGGGCCGAGGAGGTCTGCCGCGCAGTCGGTGTCGCGGTTCGGGCTGATCCCGTGGCACGGCGGGCCTGGGCGGGGCGGCTGCGGCGGCCGCGGGTGGAGGAACCGCTGCGCTTGGGCCGCTCGACGACCGGGGCGGCGATGGTGACGGGAACCCCGGAGGGTGCCTGCGCGCCGGTGATGCGGCTCAGTTCGGCCTCGCCGGAGCGGACCTGGGTGGACTGCGGCGTGATGCCCGCGTCCGCCATCAGGCGGTTCATGGTGCGGCGCTGGTTGGGCAGGACGAGGGTGACGACGCTGCCGGACTCGCCTGCGCGCGCGGTGCGTCCGCCGCGGTGCAGGTAGTCCTTGTGGTCGCTGGGCGGGTCGACGTTGACGACGAGGTCGAGGTTGTCGACGTGGATGCCGCGGGCGGCGACGTTGGTGGCCACCAGGACGGTGACATGGCCGCTCTTGAACTGGGCCAGGGTGCGGGTGCGCTGGGGCTGGGACTTGCCGCCGTGGAGCGCCGCGGCGCGGACACCGCTGTTCAGCAGGTGCTTGGTGAGGTTGTCCACGGCGTGCTTCGTGTCCAGGAACATGATCGACCGGCCTTCGCGGGCGGCGATCTCGGTGGTGGTGGCGTGCTTGTCGGCGCCGTGGACGTGCAGCACGTGGTGCTCCATCGTCGTGACCGCACCCGCCGAAGGATCGACGGAGTGGACCACCGGGTCCGTCAGATAGCGCCGGACCAGCAGGTCGACGTTGCGGTCCAGGGTGGCCGAGAAGAGCATCCGCTGCCCCTCGGGACGGACCTGGTCGAGCAGAGCGGTGACCTGGGGCATAAAGCCCATGTCGGCCATCTGGTCGGCCTCGTCCAGCACCGTGATGGCGACCTGGTTCAGCCGGCAGTCACCGCGTTCGATGAGGTCCTTGAGCCGTCCCGGCGTGGCGACGACCACCTCGACCCCGCCGCGCAGTGCGCTGGACTGGCGGCCGATCGACATTCCGCCGACGACGGTGGCCAGCCGCAGCTTGAGCGACCGGGCGTAGGGGGTGAGGGCGTCGGTGACCTGCTGGGCCAGTTCACGGGTGGGGACCAGGACCAGCGCCAGCGGCTGGCGGGGCTCGGCGCGCTGCCCGGCGGTACGGGCCAGCAGGGCCAGACCGAAGGCGAGCGTCTTGCCCGAGCCGGTGCGACCGCGGCCGAGAACATCGCGTCCGGCCAGCGAGTTCGGCAGCGTGGCGGCCTGGATGGGGAACGGGGCGGACATGCCTTCCGCGCTGAGGGCCGCCAGCAGCGTCGACGGCATGTCCAGCTCGGCGAATGTCTCGGCCGGGGGCAGGGCGGGAGTGTGGGTGACGGGCAGGGCGAACTCTCCCTGCGGTGTCGCGGGACGCCGTCCGGGGCCCCCGGAACGACCCGTGCCCGAGCGGTTCGGCCCGCCGGAGCGGTAGCCACCGCGGCCTGAGCCGGACGAGCCGGCAGAGCGGGAATAGCGGTCATTCGTGCGAACTGTGCGGTTCATGGAGAACCTTCCTCGATGCGGTACGTCGAGGAATTCTCGGCGGCAATGAGCCGCACACAAAGAATCGCAAGAACGAACCGATGAAATGAGAGGGAACGAAGCGGGGCGGAAATATGTCGACCCTGCTCGCCGGAGCAGGACCGGCAACGCCGCAAAGAAGTGCAACTCGCTGCCCGCACGCCGCGTGTGCGGCCGTTGTGGGGCAGGCGGGAACACCGAAACGCAACGAGCTGGGGCCCGCACCCAAGGTGCGGGCCCCAGCTACGGTGTTACGCGTATGCGTCAGGCGGGAACGATGTTCTCGGCCTGCGGGCCCTTCTGGCCCTGCGTGACGTCGAAGTTCACCTTCTGGCCTTCCTGCAGCTCGCGGAAGCCCTGGGCGGCGATGTTCGAGTAGTGGGCGAAGACGTCGGCGCCGCCACCGTCCTGCTCGATGAAGCCGAAACCCTTTTCCGCGTTGAACCACTTCACGGTGCCAGTAGCCATGTCATATCTCCTTCGGGGCAGTGCCCGGAGCTCACGCCGTGCGAGCTCCGTATCGCTGCGTTGATTGCCCGTCCGGAAATAAACACCCGGAAATACGAAAGCGCTCCGCCATCTACGACAGCGAGCGCGCTTGAAGTCTTGGGAACCACAACTGCAACTGAGATCGACGGTAGCACGGTATCGGCGGCCCTGCGCGGCACATGATCCCGACGCTTTCGGGAGCGTAAAAATCCCTTACCGCCCCGGTGGCCATTTCTGTAGTTGCGGCGTGAGATATTCAGCAGCGGCGCACGCCCGTATTCGACCGGAAATGCATCGGCCTCCCCGGCCGCCGCCCTGGCTCCGCAGGCGCGGGCCGGGCACCATCCGTGTCTGGGCGAACCGCACCGCACGACCGTCGGGGACAGTTCCGCGGCGCGGCGCGTCGGCAGCGGCGCGCCGGGTGAGCTCGCGGGGGCAGGGCATGACGTCCCTTTCCCGCTCGGCCCGCTGGGCATCTCCGGAGTCATGAGCTCATGCAAGCACCCGTCCCATCCTGGAGGACGGGTGCCGGCGAAGCCGCAGCCGTGCGGTCGAGGGCAACGCGAGCGCGCAGCGGGACGGAGGAGCGCTGCCCACAGGCCGGCCCGGGGCGGCGGAGCCAACCCGGCACGCGGCGCTCGGCCATGGGGGAAGTCTTGCTTCTATTGCTGCAGCAGAGGAAAAACTACACCAGTAACAGTAGATATTCGTAGTTTGCGTGGATAGTTTCTGGCATGGCGGACGAAGCCAGATGAGAGTGGCAGGCGCAAACTGAGGCCCGCCGGGCACACCACGGGAAGAGATGGTGGCCGTCCAGCCGTACCGGTGCTGATTCTGCGCGCCACGTGCGCGGTGCGGCGCAGGCGTCGGGTGAGGCCCGAGGCGGTGTACAGGCCGGCGGTGAGGGTCAGCACGAGCGCGACGGCCGCCGAGCCGATGATGGCCTGGTCCAGCCCGCGGAGGGAGGCCGCATGCCGGCTGTAGTCCTGCCGGACGGCCAGCGCCTTGCCGTTGGCCGGGGCGACCGCCCACATCGTCGGATCGCCGTTGTGCCGGCCGAGCTGGGTGCCGCGCTCACCCCGCCGCGCCATGTCGTGCAGCTCGGGGGGCAGGCCCGCGGGGTCCAGCGCCGCACCGCGTCCGAGGGGTGTGCCGGCGATGTACGCCTTGACCGTGCCGTCCAGTCGGCTCAGAGCCTCGTGGCGGGCCTGGTTCTCGGTCTGCAGGCCGACCAGTACATGAACGAGGACACCGAGCACCGTGGCGAGAAAGACAGCACATGACCACGATGAAGAAGGCGGCCTTCCGGCGCAGCGTCGCCGTGAGGGCGGAAAGGCGTGGTCCTATCCCGGACCGGCCGGCGCTCACCGCGTGCTCCTCGGGGTGGCCGTCGGGTCCGCGTCATCGCTCGTGGAAGTCGTGGTCAATGGCCTGCCTCTGCTCGTTCCACGAGAAGACCAGGCGTCTGTCGTCACCGGCCGGCTCCCGAAGGATCAGATCGTGGCCCGCCACTTCCACCGACTCTGGAACGCCACCACTGTCAAGGATCTGGGTCATCACCCCGTCCTTGATCGTGAAGACCCACAGGGCCAGGGAGTCAGGCCCGTCTCCGGTCCGGTCTTCGATGCCGACGATCAGCTCATCCTTCCCGTCGCCGGTCAGATCCTGGTACTGGGGAGCCCGTACGGGGCACTGCTTCCGGTCGGTGTCACAGCCGTAGATCTTCTTCTTGAAGTCCGGTTGGAGCGCCGCGCCCGTAGGGTTCACCCCCGCAGCGGTCTGCGCCATGCGGCGAGCCTACTCAGGCCTGGCAGGACAGCGCGTACGCCTCCGCCGCTACAACGGTGTCCCGGAAGCGCAGGAACTCCGCAAGCGGGCAGCCCGGTTGGCGGTCGGCACTCAGGTCATTTGAGGGGGCGGCTCGCGCCGATGATGTGCGCGATGGCCCGCTCGCAGGCCCAACAGGCGCAACCTCGTGATGCGTTGGGGGTTGGTTGCGGTGTCGGACAGAGGGTTTCGTAGGTCCGGATCTCGGGGTTCCGCGGTGGCACCGGGCACCGTGTCGAGGAAGGGCTGCTGGTGGCGCTCGTGGACCGTGGCAGCCGCGGGGCGGTTGGCTTGCTCCACCTACAGGGTGTTTCGAAATAAGCCTTGGTTATGTCTTTCCCTGCGGCCCGCAGGATCGGTTCGGGCGGGCGGCTCGCACAAGCTACGTTGCGCCGCGGTCGGCTGATAGAGGATCACGAGTGATGGCGCCATAAGCATTGCTCATGACCGGTATTGAGCCCTACGGGGTGAGGGCGTCGATGAGCTGGTCGAGGTCGGCGCCCAGGGGCGTGTCGCAGTTCCACACCGCTTCGTAGGCGATCTCGACGGGCCGGCCCGCCTGCACCAGGGGGCGGCAGGAGGAGTGGGGGTGCGCGAGCTTCGACACCGGAAGCAGTGCGGCCCCGAGGCCCATGCCGACCCACTCCTCCAGGACCCGGTAGTTCGACGCCTCTCCG is a genomic window of Streptomyces sp. Edi2 containing:
- a CDS encoding DoxX family membrane protein; the encoded protein is MSVDTRTPRTPTGGRSPGFDDEPGLSSVKVPCDPAQVIVNHASFRVQLAAPAARGALADAARIPALRGSAPGARRRTPVVWSGRTEPGGTAGATTQLLHAVRNAGVGLDGGQGEDVGTTQVLPRVRLGDAAPATTVIGQRGPADSDRTPLLRGVRPVGSAYGDTYHDHPYRGPYDGRGQTDDGHDDGYDDGYDDGYDDDRFQAPDGYDPGAKRRGTDSVRHAYYPGRRMNLGVVLLPLRIFLGLISVYAGMGKLCDPVYFDGGERGSMVKWLQGLDPWALAVPLRDFAVSHPVGAGLTVAFLQVVVGVLTICGLWQRVAASIGALLSAVLLMTVSWRTLPAYDAPDIIYLAAWSPLIIAGAPVYSMDGRLAGEAWRRLGPRVEVADLRRRVLRRGAVMTAVVAGLTLLIGSLLGGAVRSATVATVPRPGEPAINNLPGSPLPRPGKHTARPGQRHKGSAAPRPGTPSANASHKARKPGTPSASTSGTGRSAGSGGLSRQPGATTSAPQQTVPTRDPVPSHVPTSAGGTGGGTTGTGSTGSSGSGSDSGGGSLGGLLG
- a CDS encoding nucleotidyltransferase family protein encodes the protein MTGAQHPHPTQAVVLAGGQGSRLRPYTDDRPKPMVEIPGTGTPIIGHQLNWLAEEGVTDAVVSCGHLAGVLQEWLDRAQLPLRVTTVVETEPLGRGGGLKYAAGSLPRPDEPWYATNGDIWTRFPLREMAAFHHERDAEATLALARPRIPWGAVETDAFGHVLDFIESPPSPYLINAGVYVFSAAFAELLPDRGDHERTTFPRLARERRLAGFPLPQGAYWRAIDTAKDLTEAAKELSAHGG
- the ugpC gene encoding sn-glycerol-3-phosphate ABC transporter ATP-binding protein UgpC, encoding MATVTYDQATRIYPGSDKPAVDKLDIAIEDGEFLVLVGPSGCGKSTSLRMLAGLEDVDGGAIRIGDRDVTHLPPKDRDIAMVFQNYALYPHMTVADNMGFALKIAGVPKAEIRQKVEDAAKILDLTEYLGRKPKALSGGQRQRVAMGRAIVREPQVFLMDEPLSNLDAKLRVQTRTQIAGLQRRLGITTVYVTHDQVEAMTMGDRVAVLKDGLLQQIDSPRNMYDRPANLFVAGFIGSPAMNLVEVPITDGGVKFGNSVVPVSREALTAAADKGDTTVTVGVRPEHFEIVEQNGAAAKSLSKETADAPAGLAVTVNVVEELGADGYVYGTAEVGGEVKDLVVRVNGRQVPDKGTRLHVVPRPGETHVFSTSSGERLTD
- a CDS encoding MerR family transcriptional regulator; the encoded protein is MPPRSSRPVDKFDDDDYPAYTMGRAAEMIGTAPAFLRALGEHRLIAPLRSEGGHRRYSRYQLRIAARARELVDAGTPIEAACRIIILEDQLEEAQRINEDLRTRGATS
- a CDS encoding DEAD/DEAH box helicase, whose protein sequence is MNRTVRTNDRYSRSAGSSGSGRGGYRSGGPNRSGTGRSGGPGRRPATPQGEFALPVTHTPALPPAETFAELDMPSTLLAALSAEGMSAPFPIQAATLPNSLAGRDVLGRGRTGSGKTLAFGLALLARTAGQRAEPRQPLALVLVPTRELAQQVTDALTPYARSLKLRLATVVGGMSIGRQSSALRGGVEVVVATPGRLKDLIERGDCRLNQVAITVLDEADQMADMGFMPQVTALLDQVRPEGQRMLFSATLDRNVDLLVRRYLTDPVVHSVDPSAGAVTTMEHHVLHVHGADKHATTTEIAAREGRSIMFLDTKHAVDNLTKHLLNSGVRAAALHGGKSQPQRTRTLAQFKSGHVTVLVATNVAARGIHVDNLDLVVNVDPPSDHKDYLHRGGRTARAGESGSVVTLVLPNQRRTMNRLMADAGITPQSTQVRSGEAELSRITGAQAPSGVPVTIAAPVVERPKRSGSSTRGRRSRPAQARRATGSARTATPTARQTSSAPAA
- a CDS encoding cold-shock protein, which translates into the protein MATGTVKWFNAEKGFGFIEQDGGGADVFAHYSNIAAQGFRELQEGQKVNFDVTQGQKGPQAENIVPA